The following coding sequences are from one Pusillimonas sp. DMV24BSW_D window:
- a CDS encoding CaiB/BaiF CoA transferase family protein encodes MKKVLEGIRVLDQGTFITGPAAGMLLADMGAEVIKVEQPGNGDPFRAFKGGLYSPHFQTYNRNKKSITLNTKQPEDLAVLDELVLSADVYIQNFRPGAADRLNVGESRLRALNPKLVYCAISGFGQTGPAANRPAYDSVAQAASAFLGLLINPENPRVVGPAIADAVTGFYAAMGIMGALFDRSRTGEGALVEVSMLEAMCHFNLDAFTHYYSAGEVMGPYSRPSVSQSYVMKCGDGKWIALHMSSPEKFWQGLARAIQRENLFDDPRFCDRNARIENQEALIQVLSDIFATQDRPEWCRRLEAEDVPHAPMYDTSEALNDPQAQHLGILVEGRHEQMGVFQTVRTPLTFNGQREQSVVPPPTLGEHNAQIVAPLRERLAQKPSGL; translated from the coding sequence ATGAAAAAAGTTTTGGAAGGAATTCGTGTCCTGGATCAAGGAACGTTTATTACCGGGCCGGCCGCAGGAATGCTTTTGGCGGACATGGGTGCGGAAGTGATTAAAGTTGAGCAGCCCGGTAATGGCGATCCATTCAGGGCGTTCAAGGGAGGGTTGTACAGCCCTCATTTCCAAACGTATAACCGCAATAAAAAAAGCATCACTTTGAACACGAAACAGCCGGAAGATTTGGCGGTGCTTGATGAGTTGGTTCTTAGTGCTGATGTTTATATCCAGAATTTTCGACCTGGTGCGGCAGACCGCCTGAATGTGGGGGAATCTCGGTTGCGTGCGCTAAACCCGAAACTAGTGTACTGCGCAATAAGTGGGTTCGGTCAAACCGGGCCCGCTGCGAACCGGCCTGCCTACGACTCTGTTGCGCAGGCCGCGAGCGCGTTTTTGGGTCTGCTCATTAATCCCGAGAATCCGCGTGTTGTGGGGCCGGCGATTGCCGACGCAGTGACCGGTTTCTATGCGGCAATGGGTATCATGGGTGCGCTGTTCGATCGCAGTCGCACGGGTGAGGGTGCGTTGGTCGAGGTGTCGATGCTTGAGGCCATGTGCCATTTCAATTTGGATGCGTTCACGCATTATTACTCTGCCGGCGAGGTTATGGGCCCTTACAGTCGTCCGAGTGTTTCGCAGTCTTACGTAATGAAATGTGGCGATGGAAAATGGATTGCCCTACACATGTCGTCTCCGGAGAAGTTCTGGCAGGGGCTGGCACGCGCCATTCAGCGCGAGAACTTGTTCGACGATCCGCGGTTTTGCGATCGAAACGCCCGTATTGAAAACCAGGAGGCGCTGATTCAGGTGTTATCGGATATTTTTGCGACGCAAGACCGTCCGGAGTGGTGTCGCCGGTTGGAGGCGGAAGATGTGCCGCATGCACCCATGTATGACACCAGCGAGGCGCTGAATGACCCGCAGGCACAGCACCTGGGCATTCTTGTGGAAGGGCGCCACGAGCAGATGGGAGTATTTCAAACGGTACGCACGCCTCTGACGTTTAACGGTCAACGTGAGCAAAGCGTTGTCCCGCCCCCGA
- a CDS encoding citryl-CoA lyase — protein MKIGKETTPRTAICTSNPDTIVVRGKNLTEELVGRVSFGDYFHLLVTGKMPDATQSAVLNATLVAIAEHGLVPSVQASRMTYAAAPDALQGAVAAGILGCGSVILGASESCGYFLEEIRDRAAGNTDYTEAARQVVGEYRQARRPLPGYGHPLHKKRDPRVSALFNVAAQAGADTTYIAIAEAAEKVIPDIVGKHLMLNVSAAIPAVLLGIGFPLVGLKGVPILARTAGLIGHLVEEAEKPIGFALSYQATREVVYEGEAPPGFVPSE, from the coding sequence ATGAAAATTGGTAAGGAAACTACACCGCGCACCGCTATTTGTACGTCGAATCCAGACACAATCGTGGTTCGCGGTAAAAATCTCACGGAAGAGCTGGTTGGCCGGGTGTCGTTCGGTGATTATTTCCATTTGCTGGTTACAGGGAAAATGCCGGACGCCACGCAGTCGGCAGTGCTGAACGCAACGCTGGTGGCCATTGCCGAGCATGGTTTGGTACCAAGTGTCCAGGCCAGTCGTATGACATATGCTGCGGCCCCTGATGCCTTGCAAGGTGCGGTCGCGGCTGGAATCCTGGGCTGTGGCTCCGTGATTTTGGGCGCGTCGGAGAGTTGCGGTTATTTCCTGGAAGAAATCCGTGATCGCGCCGCCGGCAATACCGACTACACCGAAGCGGCCAGGCAAGTCGTTGGGGAATATCGCCAGGCACGCCGCCCGTTGCCGGGTTATGGGCACCCTTTACACAAGAAGCGCGATCCACGTGTGAGTGCGCTTTTCAATGTAGCCGCTCAGGCGGGAGCGGACACAACCTACATCGCGATAGCCGAGGCCGCTGAAAAAGTGATTCCCGATATTGTCGGCAAACATCTCATGCTAAACGTGTCGGCAGCCATTCCCGCTGTATTGCTTGGTATTGGCTTTCCGTTGGTTGGCTTGAAAGGAGTGCCCATTCTTGCGCGCACGGCGGGTCTGATTGGTCATTTGGTCGAGGAGGCTGAAAAACCCATTGGTTTCGCGCTTTCTTATCAGGCCACACGCGAAGTGGTGTACGAAGGGGAAGCGCCTCCCGGCTTTGTTCCATCAGAGTAA
- a CDS encoding intradiol ring-cleavage dioxygenase: protein MASREFSITQDVLDRMQPENERFGTVMVSLIRHLHDFIRDVQLTEEEWMAAIQFLTKTGQITTDKRQEFILLSDTLGVSILVDAINHRLPEGATEQTVLGPYYWEGAPRLPMGSDIAKGIKGEPCFFSGQVTSLNGSPIEGVELDVWSGDGEGNYDMQLGSDEMLCRATFTTGNDGKYWFRSIKPFYYPVPDDGPVGDMLRAMGRHPNRPGHTHFIVRAPGHKTIVTHLFPSDSPYLDSDTVFGVKEGLIVDFVRHEPGVAPTGEKVDVPFYTCEYHFQLAPLEAVKA from the coding sequence ATGGCGTCACGGGAATTTAGCATTACGCAAGACGTTCTCGACAGAATGCAACCGGAAAACGAGCGATTTGGCACAGTAATGGTTTCGTTGATTCGCCATTTGCATGATTTTATCCGTGACGTTCAACTAACTGAAGAAGAATGGATGGCCGCGATTCAGTTTCTTACTAAAACCGGGCAAATTACTACCGACAAACGGCAAGAGTTTATTTTGTTGTCGGATACTTTGGGCGTTTCTATTCTGGTGGACGCAATCAACCATCGCTTGCCCGAGGGTGCAACCGAACAAACCGTGTTGGGGCCGTATTACTGGGAGGGTGCACCGCGCCTGCCCATGGGCAGCGACATTGCAAAAGGGATTAAAGGAGAGCCTTGTTTTTTCTCCGGCCAGGTCACATCGTTAAATGGTTCGCCAATAGAAGGCGTTGAGCTTGATGTCTGGTCGGGTGATGGGGAAGGCAATTACGACATGCAGCTTGGCAGCGATGAAATGCTGTGCCGTGCTACGTTCACTACCGGGAACGATGGCAAGTATTGGTTCCGTTCCATCAAACCGTTTTATTATCCCGTTCCCGACGACGGTCCTGTTGGTGACATGTTGCGTGCCATGGGGCGTCATCCCAACCGCCCTGGGCATACGCATTTCATTGTGCGGGCGCCGGGACATAAAACCATTGTTACGCATCTGTTCCCTTCAGACTCGCCTTATCTTGATTCCGATACGGTGTTCGGCGTGAAAGAGGGCTTGATTGTTGATTTCGTGCGGCATGAACCGGGCGTTGCGCCTACGGGTGAAAAGGTTGACGTTCCTTTCTATACCTGTGAGTACCACTTCCAGCTTGCGCCGCTTGAGGCGGTGAAAGCGTAG
- the mutS gene encoding DNA mismatch repair protein MutS, with the protein MSNIEHASHTPMMQQYLRLKEEAGQHLLFYRMGDFYEMFYEDAERAARLLSLTLTKRGTSNGAPIPMAGVPFHSMEGYLARLVALGESVAICEQIGDPAASKGPVERKIVRIVTPGTLTDEALLPAKSDRLIAAAWVLRQRRTETAGIAWMNLANGSFCVTQCEPDMLDTELHRIAPAELVCPESQRINLLEGVAISTLPDWHFDSDNARNTLQNHFDIDSLSSFDLSDWPAGTCAAGALLYYVQRTQSQALPHIQTLRTDRSSQYVVLDPVTRKNLEITQTLAGEASPTLFSILDHCQTPMGSRLLRHWLHHPLRDNSEVAQRQRLVQCFLLPNEHEDPWNASPALDALRQQLNALPDIERIATRIALRSVRPRELASLRDALDTLPGLVELLTTRFDPDPTIEMHAQALTLPGALPNLLHNAIAQEPALLVRDGGVLANGYDEELDTLRTLATDSGDYLMQLEARERERTGITNLKVEYNRVHGFFIEVSKGQTDKVPADYRRRQTLKNAERYITPELKTWEDKVLSAKDRSLAREKQLFEALLDELAGSTKALSLCASNLAQIDALAALAEHARNNDWVAPVLTDDHEIIIEQGRHPVVERSIEQFTPNDCTLNSDRSMLMITGPNMGGKSTYMRQIALIALLARTGSFVPAESARIGQIDRIFTRIGAADDLAGGRSTFMMEMTEAAAILAASTPASLVLMDEIGRGTSTYDGLALAWAIAHRLLTHNHALTLFATHYFEMTRLTDTLPAAHNVHLAAAESGTGIVFLHEVRPGPASRSYGIQVAQRAGIPPAVIRHAGKTLAQLEKSSGHTPQLDLFSAPVGSAEPDTIDPSIDAALTLYEHLSGIDPDNLTPKEALETLYRLRKDIS; encoded by the coding sequence ATGAGCAATATTGAGCACGCTTCGCACACCCCTATGATGCAGCAATACCTGCGTCTTAAAGAAGAGGCCGGACAACATCTTCTGTTCTACCGCATGGGCGACTTCTATGAAATGTTCTATGAAGATGCCGAGCGCGCAGCGCGCCTGCTGAGCCTGACCCTGACCAAGCGCGGCACCTCGAACGGCGCACCCATTCCCATGGCGGGCGTACCTTTCCACTCAATGGAAGGCTATCTGGCACGTTTGGTCGCTTTGGGCGAGTCGGTGGCCATTTGCGAACAAATCGGCGACCCGGCCGCAAGCAAAGGGCCGGTCGAACGCAAAATTGTACGTATTGTGACACCGGGAACCCTTACTGATGAAGCCCTGCTGCCGGCCAAAAGCGACCGGCTCATTGCCGCCGCCTGGGTATTGCGACAGCGACGCACCGAAACTGCGGGTATTGCCTGGATGAACCTGGCCAATGGAAGTTTTTGCGTGACCCAGTGCGAGCCCGACATGCTGGACACCGAATTGCATCGGATTGCCCCGGCCGAACTGGTTTGCCCCGAAAGCCAACGGATTAACCTGCTGGAAGGCGTTGCGATCAGCACCCTGCCCGATTGGCATTTCGACAGCGACAATGCACGCAATACCCTGCAGAATCACTTCGACATCGACTCTTTGAGCAGCTTCGACCTGTCGGACTGGCCGGCCGGAACGTGCGCGGCCGGTGCCCTGCTTTACTACGTTCAACGCACCCAAAGTCAGGCACTGCCACACATTCAAACCTTGCGCACCGACCGGTCAAGTCAATACGTTGTGCTGGATCCGGTGACCCGTAAAAACCTGGAAATTACGCAAACGCTGGCCGGGGAGGCATCGCCCACCCTGTTCTCGATTCTTGACCATTGCCAAACGCCCATGGGCAGCCGCCTGCTGCGCCATTGGCTGCATCATCCGTTGCGCGACAACAGCGAGGTCGCCCAGCGCCAGCGCCTTGTGCAGTGTTTTTTATTACCGAATGAACATGAGGACCCCTGGAATGCATCGCCGGCGCTGGACGCATTGCGCCAACAACTGAACGCGCTGCCCGACATTGAACGCATTGCCACGCGCATTGCACTACGCTCGGTACGGCCACGCGAACTGGCCAGCCTGCGCGACGCACTGGATACCTTGCCGGGCCTTGTTGAACTGCTTACCACGCGATTCGACCCGGACCCAACCATTGAAATGCACGCACAGGCCCTCACACTGCCCGGTGCCCTGCCCAACCTGCTGCACAACGCCATCGCGCAGGAACCGGCGCTGCTGGTCAGGGATGGTGGTGTATTGGCCAATGGCTACGATGAAGAGTTGGACACGCTGCGCACGCTGGCCACAGACAGCGGCGACTATCTGATGCAGCTTGAGGCGCGCGAGCGCGAGCGCACCGGCATTACCAACTTGAAAGTGGAATACAACCGCGTACACGGCTTTTTCATCGAAGTCAGCAAGGGGCAAACAGACAAGGTACCCGCCGATTACCGGCGCCGCCAAACACTGAAGAATGCCGAACGCTATATCACGCCCGAATTGAAAACCTGGGAAGATAAAGTGTTGTCGGCCAAAGATCGCAGCCTGGCGCGTGAAAAGCAATTATTCGAAGCACTGCTCGACGAGTTGGCCGGCAGCACGAAGGCCCTGTCTTTGTGCGCTTCCAACCTGGCGCAAATCGACGCGTTGGCGGCGTTGGCCGAACATGCCCGCAACAATGACTGGGTTGCCCCGGTGCTCACCGACGATCACGAAATCATCATTGAACAAGGCCGCCACCCGGTGGTGGAACGCAGCATCGAGCAATTCACACCCAACGATTGCACGTTGAACAGCGACCGAAGCATGCTGATGATTACGGGCCCCAATATGGGGGGTAAGTCAACCTACATGCGTCAGATCGCGCTGATTGCCCTGCTGGCGCGAACCGGCAGTTTCGTCCCGGCCGAGTCAGCCCGCATTGGACAAATCGATAGGATCTTCACGCGCATCGGCGCCGCAGACGATCTGGCCGGTGGTCGCTCCACCTTCATGATGGAAATGACCGAAGCAGCCGCCATTCTGGCGGCAAGCACGCCGGCCAGCCTGGTGCTGATGGATGAAATCGGCAGGGGTACCTCAACGTACGACGGGCTGGCCCTGGCCTGGGCGATTGCCCACCGCTTATTAACCCACAACCACGCGCTTACGCTGTTTGCCACACACTACTTCGAAATGACACGGCTGACCGACACGTTGCCTGCAGCGCATAATGTCCACTTGGCTGCCGCAGAATCCGGCACGGGCATCGTCTTCCTGCACGAGGTACGACCCGGGCCGGCCAGCCGCAGTTACGGTATTCAGGTTGCGCAGCGCGCCGGCATTCCGCCTGCCGTGATTCGTCATGCCGGGAAAACGCTGGCGCAATTGGAAAAAAGCAGCGGCCATACGCCCCAACTAGATTTATTCAGCGCCCCGGTCGGCAGCGCCGAACCGGACACCATCGACCCATCGATTGATGCCGCCTTAACGCTGTATGAGCATCTCAGCGGCATCGATCCCGACAACCTGACGCCCAAAGAGGCGTTGGAAACGCTTTATCGGCTCAGAAAAGACATTTCCTGA
- a CDS encoding cupin domain-containing protein — protein MDIHTPCALLGGLTPHEFMRDYWQRKPLLIRQALPNFRPTLSINDIRQLVRREEVESRLIWKDQHGWQMKQGPLHRLPSQKRHDWTVLAQNVDAHDDAVAALMHQFRFIPDARLDDVMISIAGDGGGVGPHFDSYDVFLLQGVGKRRWQISQQKNLRLEPDLPLKILSHFEPEQTWVLEPGDMLYLPPHIAHDGVAEGNCMTLSIGFRAPTQAALACGLLEAASDQIMARLGNTSGLYGDPPLPGPKLNGTYKDKGAAATSAPAQIPDALIKETLAVAEKIQFNEALAGRFLGQWLSEPSRAAAFETNLDGDIDLFDDPPATGTLVLDRCTRLLYRGSSAFINGEVAAIKASTPIKTLADQRRLDCSALKKMSPDVRDSLQAWLEDGWLHYQP, from the coding sequence ATTGATATCCATACTCCCTGCGCGCTGTTAGGTGGCCTGACGCCACACGAATTCATGCGCGACTACTGGCAACGAAAGCCCCTGCTCATCCGGCAGGCTTTGCCGAATTTCCGTCCAACGCTCAGCATCAACGACATTCGGCAACTCGTACGCCGCGAAGAGGTGGAGTCGCGGCTGATCTGGAAAGACCAGCACGGCTGGCAGATGAAGCAAGGGCCGCTGCATCGCCTGCCCTCGCAAAAGCGACATGATTGGACCGTTCTGGCCCAGAACGTAGATGCTCACGACGACGCGGTGGCCGCTTTAATGCATCAATTCCGCTTCATTCCCGACGCACGGCTGGATGACGTCATGATCAGCATCGCCGGCGACGGCGGCGGCGTGGGGCCGCATTTCGACAGCTACGATGTTTTTCTCCTCCAAGGCGTAGGCAAACGACGCTGGCAAATCAGCCAACAAAAAAATTTAAGGCTTGAGCCCGATTTACCACTGAAAATACTGTCACACTTCGAGCCGGAGCAAACGTGGGTGCTGGAACCAGGCGACATGCTTTATTTGCCCCCGCATATTGCCCACGACGGTGTCGCTGAAGGAAATTGCATGACACTGTCCATTGGCTTCAGGGCGCCCACTCAGGCAGCACTGGCTTGCGGGCTACTGGAAGCGGCAAGTGACCAGATTATGGCACGGCTGGGAAACACCAGTGGTCTGTATGGAGACCCTCCTTTACCAGGTCCCAAACTGAATGGAACTTACAAGGACAAAGGCGCTGCTGCCACGTCGGCTCCCGCCCAAATACCCGATGCTCTTATTAAAGAAACACTGGCCGTTGCCGAGAAAATTCAATTTAATGAAGCGCTCGCAGGACGTTTCCTGGGTCAATGGCTCAGCGAACCCTCAAGAGCCGCCGCTTTTGAAACCAATCTGGACGGCGATATCGATTTATTCGATGATCCACCCGCAACCGGCACCCTGGTGTTGGATCGGTGCACCCGCCTTCTGTACAGGGGCTCATCTGCGTTCATTAACGGTGAAGTCGCTGCGATAAAAGCGAGCACTCCAATCAAGACGCTGGCTGATCAACGCCGACTAGACTGCAGTGCACTAAAAAAAATGAGCCCCGACGTACGGGACTCATTACAAGCTTGGCTGGAAGACGGTTGGCTTCATTACCAACCATAA
- the bamC gene encoding outer membrane protein assembly factor BamC, translating to MSNIRLSKRYSGLAIGLGLVVLSGCSQINQYLGAEDAVDYKSSVAGDPLSIPPDLTQANRDARYRAPEGSATFSQYAQSQQQQAAAGGRDVVLPSVDDVEIRRDGDLRWLVVDRPAEQVYPEVVEFWGNEGFTIHIQDPQAGLIETDWAENRAKLPQGLIQGAFSFIFEQVADSGERERFRTRLERVNGKTEVYISHQKMVETGTIDNTGWKWIEGKEDPSLNAAMLARLMVFLGTDMEEARRKLQQAEEVNLTPVVDQAAPGTAQLTINESFDRAWRRVGVAIDSAGFYVDDRDRSAGEYYIRYLDTDTGEKIEQPGFFGRLFGSKGTAEAAQYRINVRGEGSDSVVRVLTADGQLDNSDTAKRIITVLAEEMR from the coding sequence ATGTCAAATATTCGCCTCTCCAAACGTTATTCCGGTCTGGCCATAGGGTTAGGCCTTGTGGTTTTATCCGGCTGCTCGCAAATCAATCAATATTTGGGTGCTGAAGACGCCGTTGATTACAAAAGTTCTGTTGCGGGCGATCCGCTCAGCATTCCTCCCGATCTAACCCAGGCAAACCGCGATGCGCGCTATCGTGCCCCTGAGGGTTCGGCAACGTTTAGTCAGTATGCCCAGTCGCAACAACAACAAGCCGCTGCAGGTGGTCGTGACGTCGTACTACCTAGTGTCGACGATGTTGAAATTCGCCGTGACGGCGATTTACGTTGGCTGGTGGTCGACCGTCCGGCCGAGCAGGTGTATCCCGAGGTAGTCGAGTTCTGGGGCAACGAGGGGTTCACGATCCACATTCAAGACCCTCAAGCCGGGCTCATTGAAACCGATTGGGCCGAGAATCGGGCCAAATTGCCTCAAGGTTTGATTCAAGGGGCGTTCAGTTTCATTTTCGAGCAAGTGGCCGACAGCGGTGAACGCGAACGGTTCCGTACGCGTCTGGAGCGGGTGAATGGAAAAACCGAGGTTTATATCAGCCATCAGAAGATGGTGGAAACCGGTACGATTGACAATACCGGTTGGAAATGGATCGAAGGTAAAGAAGACCCCAGTCTGAATGCGGCAATGCTGGCGCGTCTTATGGTGTTCCTTGGCACCGACATGGAAGAGGCCCGTCGCAAGTTGCAGCAGGCCGAAGAGGTCAATTTAACGCCGGTGGTTGATCAGGCCGCACCTGGAACTGCTCAACTTACCATTAACGAGTCGTTCGACCGTGCGTGGCGTCGTGTCGGTGTGGCAATTGATTCGGCTGGTTTCTATGTCGACGACCGTGACCGTTCCGCCGGTGAGTACTATATTCGTTACCTTGACACCGACACGGGCGAGAAAATTGAGCAGCCTGGTTTCTTCGGTCGTTTGTTTGGAAGCAAAGGCACTGCTGAGGCAGCGCAGTATCGCATTAACGTAAGGGGCGAAGGCTCCGACTCGGTTGTTCGTGTGTTAACCGCCGACGGCCAGCTCGATAACTCCGATACCGCCAAGCGGATTATTACCGTTTTGGCTGAAGAAATGCGCTAG
- the dapA gene encoding 4-hydroxy-tetrahydrodipicolinate synthase: MISTDSVMPEFQGSMVALVTPMLPDGALDFDAYRKLIDWHVQEGTDALVVVGTSGESPTVSMDEHAELIRVAVEHAAGRIPIIAGVGGNSTSEAIELSEYAFKAGAKAGLSVAPYYNKPSQEGMYQHFRTIAEKVELPTILYNVPGRTVADMSNDTVLRLAQIPGIIGLKDATGDIGRGAWLLHYKPDNFQVFSGDDATAAALILMGGKGNVSVTANVAPKLMHQLCAAALNGDVPAVRRLNGQLAQLNKILFIEANPIPVKWALAEMGFCQAGYRLPLTPLNEQYHNVVRLSLKEAGLI, from the coding sequence ATGATAAGTACCGATTCTGTGATGCCTGAGTTTCAGGGAAGTATGGTGGCGTTGGTTACGCCAATGCTCCCCGATGGCGCACTCGATTTCGACGCCTATCGCAAACTTATCGACTGGCATGTTCAGGAAGGCACGGATGCGCTTGTAGTGGTGGGCACATCCGGTGAATCACCTACGGTAAGCATGGATGAGCATGCCGAGCTGATTCGCGTAGCCGTCGAACACGCTGCCGGACGCATTCCAATCATTGCCGGGGTGGGAGGCAACTCCACCAGTGAGGCGATCGAGTTGTCGGAGTATGCGTTTAAAGCGGGAGCCAAAGCAGGGCTGTCGGTTGCGCCTTATTACAACAAGCCGTCGCAAGAAGGGATGTACCAGCATTTCCGCACGATTGCCGAAAAAGTTGAGCTCCCCACCATTCTTTACAACGTGCCCGGCAGAACAGTGGCCGACATGTCGAATGACACCGTGTTGCGTCTGGCGCAAATTCCGGGAATTATTGGTTTGAAGGATGCTACCGGTGATATCGGTCGCGGCGCCTGGTTATTGCATTACAAACCAGATAATTTCCAGGTTTTCAGCGGCGACGATGCAACGGCGGCGGCGCTGATTCTCATGGGGGGGAAGGGTAATGTTTCGGTTACGGCCAATGTTGCTCCCAAGCTCATGCATCAGCTGTGCGCAGCGGCACTTAACGGCGATGTTCCTGCGGTACGCCGTTTGAATGGCCAGTTGGCTCAATTGAACAAAATTCTGTTTATCGAAGCGAACCCGATACCCGTGAAGTGGGCCCTGGCTGAAATGGGGTTCTGCCAGGCGGGTTATCGCTTGCCCTTAACTCCCTTGAACGAGCAGTATCACAACGTGGTGCGCCTCTCTTTGAAAGAAGCAGGTCTTATTTAA
- a CDS encoding site-2 protease family protein produces the protein MESIIQTITVYALPVLFGITLHEAAHGYVARMFGDPTAYQMGRISLNPVRHIDPIGTIVVPLVLLFSTKLMGGAGLLFGWAKPVPVDWSRLRNPKRDMLWVALAGPGSNMVMAILWALSLRFLMEFGATPTDFWVRMAIAGIQVNLILMALNLLPLPPLDGGRIVFSLLPGKAAYQYARIEPYGLMIIIVLMLTGVLWTLLRPLLMVGQGIVRWFL, from the coding sequence ATGGAATCCATTATTCAAACCATTACGGTTTACGCTTTACCGGTGCTCTTCGGTATTACGTTGCACGAGGCGGCGCACGGCTATGTGGCGCGCATGTTTGGCGATCCAACAGCTTATCAAATGGGGCGCATCAGTTTAAACCCGGTGCGTCACATCGACCCTATAGGTACCATTGTTGTGCCGTTGGTTTTGTTGTTTAGCACCAAACTAATGGGTGGGGCGGGGCTGCTATTCGGCTGGGCCAAGCCGGTGCCGGTCGACTGGTCGCGTTTACGTAACCCCAAAAGAGACATGTTGTGGGTAGCGCTGGCCGGGCCGGGTTCCAATATGGTCATGGCGATCTTGTGGGCGTTATCGCTGCGCTTTCTCATGGAGTTTGGGGCAACCCCAACCGACTTTTGGGTGCGAATGGCCATCGCGGGTATTCAGGTGAACCTCATTCTTATGGCGTTGAACCTGTTGCCCCTGCCACCGTTGGACGGTGGGCGGATTGTGTTCAGTTTGTTGCCTGGGAAGGCAGCGTATCAATATGCGCGTATTGAGCCCTATGGCTTGATGATTATTATCGTTTTAATGTTAACGGGCGTTCTTTGGACGCTTTTGCGGCCGCTGCTTATGGTGGGCCAGGGTATTGTCAGGTGGTTTCTGTAG
- a CDS encoding L-threonylcarbamoyladenylate synthase, whose translation MTQLFTVHPQNPQPRLLKQACQLIDQGGLVAIPTDSSYAVVAHLDDKAAADSLRRIRGLDARHHLTVLCRDLAEIGHFARVDNRQYRFLKMATPGPWTFILEATREVPRRVSHPSRKTIGIRIPNNQVALDLLETMGSPLMSTTLIPEGEAHPLNDADEIAQRYGHQLAAVIDGGACPFEPTTVIDLTGSEPEIVRRGQGDLAALGLD comes from the coding sequence ATGACCCAATTATTTACCGTTCATCCCCAGAATCCGCAGCCGCGCCTTTTAAAACAGGCGTGTCAACTTATTGACCAAGGTGGGCTGGTGGCAATTCCAACGGACTCCAGTTATGCCGTTGTTGCGCATCTGGATGACAAAGCCGCTGCCGACTCACTGCGCCGCATTCGTGGCCTTGATGCCCGTCATCATTTAACCGTTCTATGTCGCGACCTGGCTGAAATAGGGCATTTTGCGCGTGTTGATAACCGCCAATATCGTTTTCTGAAAATGGCAACGCCGGGTCCATGGACCTTCATTCTCGAGGCAACACGTGAGGTGCCGCGTCGGGTTTCCCACCCCTCACGCAAAACCATTGGTATCCGTATTCCCAATAACCAGGTTGCGCTCGACCTTCTGGAAACCATGGGTTCGCCATTGATGTCCACAACGCTGATCCCCGAGGGTGAAGCGCATCCTCTTAATGACGCCGACGAAATTGCTCAACGCTATGGGCATCAACTGGCAGCCGTCATCGACGGCGGCGCATGCCCCTTTGAACCCACCACAGTAATTGACCTGACTGGAAGCGAACCCGAAATTGTCCGTCGCGGGCAGGGGGATCTGGCCGCGCTGGGTCTGGATTGA